In the Micromonospora narathiwatensis genome, one interval contains:
- the sigJ gene encoding RNA polymerase sigma factor SigJ translates to MDQDIWLAERFEQHRPQLRAVAYRMLGSLTEAEDAVQETWLRLARTDADEVDNLAAWLTTVVARICLNALRARQTRREESLDVRVPDPVVSTADDADPAYAAVLADSVGLALLVVLDTLTPTERLAFVLHDLFAVPFDEIGAMMDRSPAAARQLASRARRRVQGRAPASDPDLARQREVVDAFLAAAHEGDFDRLVTVLHPDVVLRSDGGTARARHTTVITGATAVAAQAATFGRFSPFARPALVNGAAGVLVTAAGRPLSVMAFTVAEGRIAAIDVIADSERLRQLALDDLS, encoded by the coding sequence ATGGACCAGGACATCTGGCTGGCCGAGCGGTTCGAGCAGCACCGACCGCAACTGCGGGCGGTGGCCTACCGGATGCTCGGCTCGCTCACCGAAGCCGAGGACGCCGTGCAGGAGACCTGGCTGCGCCTCGCCCGGACCGACGCCGACGAGGTGGACAACCTCGCCGCCTGGCTGACCACGGTGGTCGCCCGGATCTGCCTGAACGCCCTCCGCGCCCGCCAGACGCGCCGCGAGGAATCCCTCGACGTACGCGTGCCGGACCCGGTGGTCAGCACCGCCGACGACGCTGACCCGGCGTACGCCGCCGTGCTGGCCGACTCCGTCGGGCTCGCGCTGCTGGTGGTCCTGGACACCCTGACCCCGACCGAGCGGCTCGCGTTCGTGCTGCACGACCTGTTCGCCGTCCCGTTCGACGAGATCGGCGCCATGATGGACCGCTCGCCGGCCGCGGCCCGCCAACTCGCCAGTCGGGCGCGCCGCCGCGTCCAGGGTCGCGCCCCGGCGTCCGATCCGGACCTGGCCCGTCAGCGCGAGGTCGTCGACGCGTTCCTCGCCGCCGCCCACGAGGGCGACTTCGACCGACTCGTGACCGTGCTGCACCCCGATGTGGTGCTCCGTTCCGACGGCGGCACCGCCCGTGCCCGCCACACCACTGTCATCACCGGAGCGACGGCGGTCGCCGCGCAGGCGGCCACCTTCGGCCGGTTCTCCCCGTTCGCCCGGCCCGCGCTGGTCAACGGTGCCGCCGGGGTGCTCGTCACCGCCGCCGGTCGTCCGCTCTCCGTCATGGCCTTCACCGTCGCCGAGGGAAGGATCGCCGCCATCGACGTGATCGCCGATTCCGAGCGGCTGCGTCAACTCGCCCTCGACGACCTGTCCTGA
- a CDS encoding ArsB/NhaD family transporter produces the protein MESTGEPPFAAPDRTRWGRLHVLDWTAIGLAVVGVLCVVTGFLPRADAEATVRRIVPILIFLGTVVVLAELTAAAGVFDALAARMAITARGSFRALFWLCVGFASVTTIALNLDTTAVLLTPVMIALARRLGVPPTPLAMTTVWLANTASLLLPVSNLTNILASGRIGLAPVPWAARLWWPQLVAIVITMLLLWWWYWRPARAGADPFRPPPAHVPPDRVLHRTALVACLIFVAGILAGVEIGLASGVAAALLVAGFAVRARDSLTLRLVPWRLLVFVTGLFLVVQTIGRHGLDTVMGTLIGGDPGTEGVLRAGAVGALFANVVNNLPAYVAGEAVIPADHHTRLLALLVGTNVGPLATPWASLATLIWYERCRAAGVTVPLGRFVATSAALAAVATTATVAALLVGPGA, from the coding sequence GTGGAAAGCACCGGCGAGCCGCCGTTCGCCGCACCGGACCGAACCCGCTGGGGCCGCCTGCACGTACTCGACTGGACCGCGATCGGGCTCGCGGTGGTCGGCGTCCTGTGCGTCGTCACCGGGTTCCTCCCCCGCGCCGACGCCGAGGCCACCGTACGCCGGATCGTGCCCATCCTGATCTTCCTCGGCACGGTGGTGGTGCTGGCCGAGCTGACCGCGGCGGCCGGGGTCTTCGACGCGCTCGCCGCCCGGATGGCGATCACCGCGCGGGGCAGCTTCCGCGCGCTGTTCTGGCTCTGCGTCGGCTTCGCGTCGGTGACCACGATCGCGCTCAACCTGGACACCACCGCCGTCCTGCTCACCCCGGTGATGATCGCCCTGGCCCGCCGGCTCGGCGTGCCGCCCACCCCGCTGGCGATGACCACGGTCTGGCTGGCCAACACGGCCAGCCTGCTGCTGCCGGTGTCCAACCTGACCAACATCCTGGCCAGCGGCCGTATCGGGCTGGCCCCGGTGCCGTGGGCGGCCCGGCTGTGGTGGCCGCAACTGGTCGCCATCGTGATCACCATGCTGCTGCTGTGGTGGTGGTACTGGCGACCGGCCCGGGCCGGTGCCGACCCGTTCCGGCCACCGCCGGCGCACGTGCCACCCGACCGGGTGCTCCACCGCACCGCCCTCGTCGCCTGCCTGATCTTCGTCGCCGGGATCCTCGCCGGGGTCGAGATCGGGCTCGCCTCCGGGGTGGCCGCCGCGCTGCTGGTCGCCGGGTTCGCCGTCCGCGCCCGGGACAGCCTGACCCTCCGGCTGGTCCCGTGGCGGCTGCTGGTGTTCGTCACCGGGCTGTTCCTGGTGGTGCAGACCATCGGCCGGCACGGGCTGGACACCGTGATGGGCACCCTGATCGGCGGCGACCCGGGCACCGAGGGCGTGCTGCGGGCCGGCGCCGTCGGCGCGCTCTTCGCCAACGTGGTCAACAACCTGCCCGCGTACGTGGCCGGCGAGGCGGTCATCCCCGCCGATCACCACACCCGGTTGCTGGCCCTGCTGGTGGGCACCAACGTCGGGCCACTCGCCACCCCGTGGGCGTCGCTGGCGACGCTGATCTGGTACGAACGCTGCCGCGCCGCCGGGGTGACCGTGCCGCTGGGCCGGTTCGTGGCCACCAGCGCCGCCCTCGCGGCCGTGGCCACCACCGCCACCGTCGCCGCGCTGCTGGTCGGCCCGGGAGCCTGA